The Acropora palmata chromosome 3, jaAcrPala1.3, whole genome shotgun sequence nucleotide sequence aagcaaaaccaaaaccaatcgcaccatgtatgcgtgatttttcccgcgctttgagcgagttacatgtaattgctaggaatcttgattggttcatcgcgctgcctgctcctgttgtgattggtcggagtaattgctttggttttggtttttcgacagtcatttgaaaaccgctctaacaaATTTTTCTTACATGTTACTCAATTAAAAGTcggcatcaaacaagttgaagtGTTTAAGTggatcaaattaccaccgctaTAAGAACACTtcaagctgacatttcaagcattagtCCTTCACCAGAGAGGTGACTTTTGTAATCTGACTGTACTATTTTGACCTTCACTAGGCCACTGATTTGGCGCCACAATTGCCTGAGGCATGTTGTGGTTTTTTAGTTTTAGAAACACTTTTATTTAGAggagttttcaaatgactgtcgaaagtaattacgtgattgcgattgctacgcttagtgattggcttaaaagactcgcgccagtttttcaagcaatgagaagtaaatcaaaaccaatcgcaccatgtacgcgtgatttttcccgcgctttgagcgagttacatgtaattgctaggaattgtgattggttcatcgcgctgcctgcccctgttgtgattggtcggagtaatttctttggttttggtttttcgacagtcatttgaaaaccgctgtAACAAATTTTGCTTACATGTTACTCAATTGAAagttggtatcaaacaagttgaagtGTTTAAGTggatcaaattaccaccgctataggcgaatctttgctgtcgtcattgtttacatttttgctcattagcatacgacttacctaatagaagcagtggccgtatatatgagctaaatgcaagggttgaaagagctgattaatttgagcaatttgtgcaattttcagctctttgcaagcagtattgaaggaaatatcagacatcaaaaactgcgaaattgctgggtggcaaaaaagttaatgagccgtacatcccctgtaaaatttcgattttttaggagagaatttctccgaaaccattcgatgaattggactcaaattttcagagaaaacttaaactgttatgccctttcaatattcatagtttttattttattagcgtcatcagatagtgataagcatatgttaatgaggcaaaaagtgtaaacaaagattcgcctgtAAGAACACTtcaagctgacatttcaagcattagtCCTTCACAAGAGAGGTGACTTTTGTAATCTGACTGTAATATTTTGACCTTCACTCGGCCACTGATTTGGCGCCACAATTGCCTTAGGCATGCTGTGGTTTTTTAGTTTTAGAAACACTTTtatttagagcagttttcgaatgactgtcgaaagtaattacgtgattgcgattgctacgcttagtgattggcttaaaagactcgcgccagtttttcaagcaatgagaagtaaaaccaaaaccaatcgcaccacgtacgcgtgacttttcccgcgcttcgagcgggTTACAGGTAATTACTAtgaactgtgattggttcacgGCGCTGTTTGCtcgtgttgtgattggtcggagttattgctttggttttggttgaaaaccgctctaacgAAAACGTTTGGTTTCAGTTATTGGAGTCACTACTTCCGACACGGCCGAAGCAAGTACAACCAGGGGAAGATGCTGAGGAAGTCGACCTCATGGATCTTGATCCCAGATATCACCAACAGAGAAGGGGGAATGGGTTTGAAGATGGTAGTGACGATGAGAACGGCCACGGGCCCCGTGTCCAGTGTGCGCACCAATAGGATTTGAGCTTGACTAACTGTGACAAGCTACGACAATTTAGGCTGTGCCTCCTTGTTCACGGACAAACAATTTTCGAGGGTCTCGAGGCAGATTCTTTCCGGCTGGTTTGCAATGGAAGTTGCCTGGACACTCTACAGATTGACTTACAGCGGCAcccttcttttttccttttcatacaAGCATAATgtacaataatgataattatttgtatGTCAGATGGTTCTGTTGAGTACAGATCATTTGTAAACTCAATGGAAACAAGAGACAATTGTTATGTACAAATCTGCATGGCAAGTAATTTAATGCAGTTATGAAACCAGGTATAAACCTGTAACACGTGCGAATGTAGTTTACAAACATTAATGATTTAAACCATTTGAAACATATCCAAAATCACAAGATTTTTAGGCAGTTTCTAAGTTACATATAGCGGTCgcgaaaatttattttctttggttttgtcaATTGTGGCATTTTGGATCCGCTGCATAAGAAATTCAAACAGTACCTGATTGATGTGCATAGGTAGAGATGAGCTATACATTTGTCAGTTTTCTCTCTTGAATGATAGTATGTATCATTTTCTAAACTAAGTTAAAGCaatcatgaaaagaaaaaaaaatgttctggCTTGGGAACTTGTTAAATATGATGTCGAATTTAAGTTTAAATATTTCTggcatgaaattttttttttctttttagcaaACAGAATTTTGGTACGTTCATGATTCTGCAGCAGTGATTGATAAGCtgttagtttttgtttgtcgGACAATGTGCGACCTCTGGAAGGTAGAAGTTCGCAATTACAAGGTCTCAAGCGCATCCTTGAGCATTGGAAATGTGTCCGTAATTTGTTAAAAAGGTGCGTCTTTATGAGTGTCGGAGACACATTCACACAGACACAATATGAGGGCTTGAAGCCCGAGGTGAAGTGACAGTTGTTTGCTTCGGAGCTCCGGTGTGGCTGTtgtgattttaaaaatgagaaTCGGAATTTATTGCAGTATGtgctataattattatggtttGAAAAGAAGTCGGTTTAGTCCCTGTCCTTTTACGTAGATGGGTCAGTTAGATGTATTGTCTGTTATCgtttgaaaaaaagacaatcTTACAATCACTTTGCatcaaagagagaaaatgaaatgcttAGGTGATTATCTTAATTCCGTGACTCGCGcagaacatgaaaaaaaaaagggttagTACACTTAATTTGATACATTGTTGATGAGGACAATTGTATGGATGGTTTTCACTCGCGTGACCCGCAGCCATATTGATTCCATGAGACAAGTACATATTGGCCTAAAAATAGAATTCAATAGTGCATTTGCGTGATGGCGTCATCTTAATACCAAGAATATTAGTGGCCTCTATTGTCAggcctattttttttttccaatagtCTCTTTATTCCCAAAGAAAGGATTTTGAGGTAGCATTCTGGTCCTGATAGTAAAATAACGCTATCATGCAAATGACCTATTCCCCGAAGACTGTTTTGGTCGACCAACAAGGccgccatttctttgtttaggtCCACAAATATGGTTGCCATGACGTCATGAAAACGATCAACAGTGCAAAGCAATTTCACTACTGTAGCTCTTGTCCCTAATTTTAcctattctctattttccaattccccataatgcactctgtttgccccccaaattttgcatgaaCTATTGTTGAGGAATGCTCTTGGGAATATGCAGACCtcccaagagtatttcacaacaaaagtttatgcaaaatttggggggcaaacagagtgcattatggacaattggaaaatagtgaatgAGCCCACCCTTCACCTCCTCTCCTCCTGTAACAAAGTGCGCGTTGGAGGGATAAAATTTTTACACAACCACATAGGTATTTGGAAGCTTACGCAAGCACGACAACGACAGTGATAAGAACGTCATGAAAAACGGTAGTTTTGCACGATTTGCACGTGCGTTATTTCATTTTCGTACATTTCACTGCCGTTCTCATCCTTTCCACGACGGGAAATAACCCGTTTTGCAGTTACGTAAACGACGTGAGTACgtgatgacaaattttcaattttccctttttatcCCTCACATCGCTGATGCACATTTAATGCCAGGACCCTTGGAATACGTTTTGCTGGGATAACGATTTAGAATAACtgagaaattattgcagaaacgcgaagttacacttgagatgacgttctcgcagTCGTCGAAGTCGTGCTTGCTTAAGCACCCTAGTAAAACCTCAAGTGAAGGCATCTAACCACGCCATAGGTGGGCTTTTCCTCCGTATACCCTCGCAGCATAGAGAGAAGGTTACACCCAGAACGCGGAGGAGTGTCTTGCATGGATGATTGGCATCATTATCTAACAGTCCACACAGGTCTGCAACCCTTGGGACAATTTAagggcggtgcctactaattaaagatgctttttcccggtgtgtgattatgcagaaaatatagatcttaacaagtcctattgaaatccaaaaagaaaattgggggtaaccacgcatttttcaaagataattcatgaataatatctttaaaaagctttaaaatacaaagcaatgtatggcgttctttctcaaattgaagcttaattatctctcaaaaatgcatggttacccccaattttctttttggatgccaagagtacttagtaagatctactttctcccgatagttttaaaccgcgcaaaaatatccctgtattattaagcattggcgataggaaatccgagtatcttgagatgcgcagaacgtatgcgcaataacaatagtaggcaccgtccttaagcaaaGCCCCTTGCAGATTGCAAAGAATGTTGCTCAAATTGCAGAAATACCAGTTCACCGCCAAGCCAGTAcatgaaaggaaaagaacttTTTGTCGCAGGCACCCTGTCTGGCGCGGTAGTTGGTGATGACACTCGGTCCCCTCCTACTGTCATGGAGGAATGCTAAGTATTTCGTTTGGAACCAGCACAAATGATCTAACTTAACACTAAACCGTGTTAAGGTTGACTCGATGACCGGCGTGTGTGCCCAGTACCTGGGTGTGCCCAGTGCGAGGCAATCATGCCCAGATCAGGGTCGCCAAAACAGAACCTGCAGAGGATATAAGAATGATGGACCAACTTGAAATCGCATCTACTCCCTCAAGAAAATGAACCGGAAAGACAACCAATCAACACTGAATCGAGGGTATGGATGGGGTTAACTGGTAGCTGAGATTCGGCCTTAGTTTTAATGGTTAGCTGAGAAACGATCTGTTTTTTCACTGATAGCAGATAATTAATGAGTAACTGTTACCTGAGATTACTAAATTGTGTTTGAATATGCTGTCAAAATTACCATAAAATACGCCAATGTTAACATGAATTAACCCTTGACGAAACCATTGGGTCCCATTACGCTACGTTTCAAAGCTTACGCTACAAAAGTCGGGCAATGTCGAGTTAACAAATTAAAGTTAGTTTTTTATGCGTCTATtctcttattgatgataaattgCTTCGTAACATCATCAAAGTGGCTGTGGAACCACGAGCCACACGTTCGTgattttttgaataaaaacaatataacAATACAACAATATAAATCAAAATTGGGGAAAAAGCATTATCTGAGATTTGTTCAAGTGAATTGTTAGCTTAGAGATGGCCAGCCGATAAATATATAATGGACGAAAATTTAGCTGATAGCTGAGAttgggcctgtttctcgaaagtcccgagtgCCTACTGAGCCcaaaaagccagttgtcaaactgcaacccgcttattttgaaaagatgatctttgaacattattttaaggtaaaaaaaCTAAAAGGATTGCGGAGTTTGATAGCTTAGAACCTcagcgttgcgaagatataaagggaattgcggctcccgaaataggcccgaaaagtttcgggacttttgagaaacaggcctcAGGGGTTACTCTAGCTCAATTGCATGCGACCGGCATTTCCCGTTGCCCTTCATTCGTTGCCAAACAACATCATTGCATCCCTTAGATTATTAAGCCTTTCAGTTGTCGGTAATCATTAGGATATTAGGCATTAAAAGCTGGTAATTTGCAGTTATTGGTTGGCAAAAAAAGCCCTGTGTGCTCCTCTTCCATCGTGAAAGACCATCTGAGTTATCACTgagtccttttttttaattatgcAGTGCACTTGCACTATTCaatgtttattattgtttgaacATGATGGACACATGGTAGCACTGATCGTTTTCATAGAAATAGATTCACGTGAAACAAAAAGCTTTGCCAGGCCAGACTTTACCAATGCCAATTCTTCATTAGGAACCTCGTTTCGCAGCTCGAACCGCACCAGCCTTGCCCTCAGGAGTGACATCGTTTGGAGTTCTAGTGAAGAACTCCCGTATCTCCCCTCCCTCAACAAcgtttattttcaagcaaGATGGCGGCCGTGTTACGAAACTTAAAGGAAGTGGCCCTTCGAGCCATAGATGGCTACTCATCCGAACTTTATCAACTTAACCAAAAGATTTGGAAGACACCAGAGCTTGGCTATCAGGAAAAATATGCACATGAAATACTGACAGCATTCTTTGAGGAAAAAGGCTTCGAAGTGACGAGACACTACACGATTGACACCGCATTTCGAGCGTCCAGTGGTTTCTGTAAAAAGAGAGTTGTTGGCTTGATTTGCGAGTATGATGCTCTGCCGGGTATAGGACATGCCTGCGGACATAATCTCATCGCTGAAGTGGGAGTAGGTGCCGCATTAGGTTAGTCAACCAGACTTTTTCGCAACTTACATGATATTAGGTCAATGTCAGCCTCATTCTTATTCAAGGACTTGGTAACTATGTAAAGGTTCATTGGCGACTCCTCACTTTATTAGTCCATGATATGTTTTGGTTTGCACCAATTCTTTACTGTGTGGATGCcataaatcaaattaaatcaaatcatgGCTTTCATGATAGGAATACACGAATTGCCTACTTTAGGGTGCCAGTTGTCATTAGTGTGTTCCAGGCTCCCAGTTGGTTGGGATGTTTGAAattccaggtgatctggtgacgtaatttggaggactgggaagtaaaattttaatgcggtatcccacaaccgcgcgcggccttaggagttgtttccaaactccctgcagcatttccatcaccaaaactcaacagatcattccgtgtctaccacatttcctgttactgaatgaacctTCAAGTAGActcgacgagctctaacctcgcctctgccatgttgaattcgagaATAAGGCCGCGTGTGctgttgtgggatacggcgttaaaatttttcatctcagtcctccgaattacgtcaccagatcacctggtgtGGCGGATGCAAGAAAAAGTCCAGAAAAGACTGGGGAAGTGAGGAGGCCTCCACTCCTTCTAGTGTCtctcgttgttttttttcaagcctGCACTTTCCGTCATCCTATCCCTGCAAACTGAGAGCCTGGAATGGGCTATGTAGTTATATGAGCAACAGATAAACTCATTGGCTCCAAATTTAGAGTGATGTTGTAGTACAAGTGATATAATCAGAAGGGAGAGGTTGAGGATCACAAGGTAGAAAAACCTTTATAAACCATCTCCTCTTCTGATTTTGTCCAATGTGGCGACTATCTTAGACCACTGCCTGCTAAGCTAACTTGAGGAAAGTCCCCTTGGAGCAAACAAACGAACCCAATCCATATATGTAGGCAACTTGGAATTCATTGGTGCAGAGAAGGTAGGAGTTCTCATCTCTTGTCCAACTGGGCTTTtctcattaataataataacattgtcCTATTGTCATAAATTTTGGAAGAACGTGTTGTGCATGTGAGACCCAACCTTGATTAGTATGTTCTTGGCCTGGTATCTGTTCTAGATTGAAGCACAACAGTACGTCATTTATGCGTAAGTGGTAGGGTATTCTTTAGCATTGCTCTGAGAGTAAAGCTTCGAGTGACTGATAACGGTATtgggttttttcttttttgtaaaagACAGTGTTCTATAGCAGATCTTGTTTCCAAACATTCCCAAGAGAGGAAAACTATTTAACTCTCACCCTCTACTTACAGTTAATGTTGTTGTACCATGGCCACTTGGCCACTCAAGAGAGCTTCTTGAGAGTCTTCTTGAAATTTGAGTGAAGCTACCTCCTTCAAATCTTACACAGTTTTAAGGTTTCCTTACTCTGGTTCATCATCAGTGGCCAGTATGAAAGGATGTGTGGTACTGCAAATCGCTGTTGCTTTTAATCTATTCAAAGGTTTGAAGACAGCAATTGATTCATCAAAGGTGGATTTGGGGAAAGTTGTTGTTCTTGGCACCCCAGCAGAAGAAGGTGGGGGTGGAAAAATCAGAATGATCGAAAACGGTTGCTTTGATGAAGTTGACTTTTGTTTGATGGCCCATCCAAAGTCCTTCAGCTGTGTGTATCCAACATGTCTGGCAATGCAAGGCGTTCACGTAACGTTCAATGGACTGTCATCTCATGCTGCAGCCTTCCCGTGGGAAGGAATCAATGCATTAGATGCTGCAGTTATGGCATACAATGCCTTGAGTGTACTGCGTCAACAGCTCAAGCCAACATGGCGTCTTCATGGTGTTATAACCCAAGGTGGCACCAAGCCAAATATTATTCCTGAAAAAGCATCTATGGAATATTATGTTAGAACACCATCAGAAGGAGAGCTAAGTGTTCTTCGCGATAAAGTTCAAAAGTGTTTTGTGGCTGCAGCCGAAGCTACTGGTGAGTTTTAACAGAGGTCTAGAGGTCATGGCACTTTGCATATGGGTAGAGATTCCAATGCTGTCAGCTAAAAAAGGGAGGTTATGAGAGTGTCACCACTGCATCCATGAGGGTTGCAAGTGGGGTGGTCTAGGGAGGTCTAGAGGTATGCTTCCCTAAAATATGTGTATAAATGCACCTAATTAGATGCATGTTACTTTCAATAAGCATCATAAAGTGTCCTGTCACTTTTCTCGATGGCTTCTGGTGAGAAATATGTACAAgtaaaggtcatgaagtgtcctcttAACTATAATCCTTGAAGAGACATAAACAGTAAACTAATCCCAACCTAAAAATAACCGGAATACAAATGCTAACCCTAAAGTTACAAACAGGTGAGTTAGGCTTAGACTTAgcaggacacttcatgacgtctaccaaaattgagcatgcatcCAATgatgtgcatttctggacaaaaGTGGCTTCCTCGGGAAAAATAATTAGTGCCTCTAGGATGCGATTTCCTGCATTTTTAGATCGCATTCAATGGAAAATAGTGAAGCTTTTAACAGGCAATGAAAGTTAAGACCAATTGGTCTAATGCTTGAAAGACTggttaaacaaagaaaaaccatctttctttctttctgcaATTGGAAGAGGAAAAACCTTAAGTTTCACAGATAAAATATGTTagtaaaaaaagtaaaaacaaagcaTTCAACTCACAATAGGTTgatcaaattttgcaaattgatGCTTTCTCAAACACAATTTAGaccatgaaataaaaaattcaaatttagcaGTCTCATCTGGCATCTGGGATGCCTGTGGTTCTGACGTAAGTAAGTTGCCTTTTACAGATGCTTGTagatatatatgtatattacACACTTTCAAAGAACAAGAGATGCAATTTATGTGGCATCGTACTTTCAATTGCCTATTGgttaattttaacttttatcaGGCTATGTTATGATCTGAAAGTGTCAGATTTTGTTTCTCTAATTTACTATCTTCTTTGTATTGTCTGAAAACAGGTTGCACTGTAGACATAAAATGGAATTCATCTTTTTATTCAAACTTAGCAACGAATGATCAACTTGCAAAGGTTTATCAAAGCAATGCAGAAGACCTGGGTCTATCTTTCCCATCAAGAGATGAACAAGCCAAAGCAACTTTTGGTTCCACAGATATGGGGAATGTTTCACATGTGAAGCCTTCTATTCATCCCTTTTTTGACATAGAGACTTCTGTGGCTAACCATACGCTAGAGTTCACTGAAGCTGCCGGGAAGAAACAAGCTCACGACCGCACAGTTTTACAAGCTAAGGCCATGGCTCTGACGGCATTGGATGTCTTATGCAGTGAGCAAGTTTGGGAATCTGTTGTCAATGATTTTGAGAAGGAACATGTAAAATGATAGtaatacagtaataattattttcacttttggcCACATTAGGTTGATACTCCTGCTCATGTTGGGAGACTTGAAGACTAATTTGTTGTGACATCATAAAAATAGTGCATAATGAATAAATGTAGAATTTAAACATATTATAGCTTTTCCCATTTCGCTGGCTGGTGGGATTAGAAGCAAACAATTCACTTTCCTAGCATGCAGTCACTCATTGCAGATGGGCAAAAATAGTAATGAAACTTTGCAAGACCCTGGGGCTACCTTAAGCTGCCTGTTTTGCCCGCCAGGGCTGTACAAAGATGACTTGGCCTCAGTTGTTAAAAGAGTGGATAGCTCTCTCCATTGGAGAAATCACTGTCTATAGGATAACTCAATAGGGTTTCacgtaatatatcaaacacaaggaagagtgtcTCAATTCAAATATCCAAGCACttagaagtgggttgaaaaaaccaGGCACAGCCGAGTTATTTTAACCAACTTagaagtgtttggatatctaaTGAAGCACTCTTCCTTGCGATTGATATAGCatctcaaagcattaataattcttggagaaattcaaagcaaaagataTTAggatcagatatccaaaccgCCTTCATGGtagtgatttcttttgttttatcctcatgaattattaatgaatttgagaaagtACTAATCCATTGGCTAGTGATTTGTGTTCTGGATAATCCAATCCACCCTCTGAACAACGGGGCCTGAGTAATCGTTATAAGtataattatgatgatgataataatagtaataataataataatatttattatttttcatgtgCAAAATTTCCTACAGGAAGGGTtaataaaaattgttcattAGTGCTTTACCATTCTCTCATATTAACAACTACAACCAGTGCCTTGAAGTGAGAAATGATGCTCGTACTTGTTGTGAATGCAACTGCACCaggaagcctgaaaaatcTAGGACTTCACATTTGCATAAATTGCCTTCACAACAGCGAGAAACATTAATCCctatagaccttattcataaatggctgccaattgattattcttttgtccttgtgcaaattagccttccaagcctcattgtcatgtgctaaattgaaaagaattcttgctctaatgtgaggcttggtaggctaatttgcacaaggacaaaagaataatgaattggcagccatttatgaataaggtctactTCATTGCAGTTCTTCATACTTGTTTTATTTCGCACACGTTACTACATTATATCTTCGTCAAGGTTTTATTCAAGTCCACGAACAGCAGCTTGATTAgatctattgtttcatttgtgtCTTAATTGCGAATTCACAGATTGAGCTATTGTTAGACTCACCGTAGAGTGTTGGTCATAATAAGGAATAAGTCACTCGTAGTGACCAGAACGGAACTATTCGCGTGAAATTTGACAAAAGACAATTCTAAGAATAGCTCTGTGCTTGAAAGCCGTGGCATAGGCATAGTATGGTTGTACGCCTCCTTTTATGCAATCTTTTCTTGTATGGAGTTCAATGCCAGATTCACATGACAAGCATACCTTAAACAGTTCTGCAAAGTCGGCGTGGCTGATTCACAATCAGACgtacaacgaaaaaaaaaagatagaaaaATGGATATAACCAATCATGCTTTGTAGAATGTACTTTGGTAAACGTACCATCTGTGTCCTATGCTGATATTCTCATGAGGTGAATTTGACGAAATTATTGCGCTTTCCCTTGTGATGACAAGAATTTGCTACTACTGATAAATCCACACTATGGGCAGGCAATGCCCAAACTAGGATtgtattctattttttttcctgtttctctGCTTTAGGTCTTGATGATGAAGGCCTAGGTACTCTTCTGTCATAATGTCCCTTCGTGCGAGTTCAGGAATTGTGCCAGGGACTCCCGTTACAGAGGGATTATGGGTATAGCGAAAGAAGAAGTAAGATTTCGGAATAACGTGTATGATTctgcttcaaattttgaatcgttttttttttttagtatcaATACCATTGATGGTGATATTAGCTCCCTTACGCTTTCTCATTTTGTCCGAAATCAACGAAACAGTATTATTAGTCAAAGAAATGTTGGTGAAGTGTGGTTGAGAGAtgtattgaagaaataatcCTCACACCtgctggacaatctcagcgATTGTCTTATTTGagcacctgaaaaatttcaagtgtcttcaacgggattcaaaccTACGAACTCTGTGCTgtcaccaactgagctatgaagccactcagATTTGATGTATTATCATTTATTACTATCGTTACTTGGCTTGACAGTATCCCAAACCTGAAAGccatttttcctttgagcctcagacaaaaatttgtttttttctttgaacaactgataACTTAATTTTTCTAGTTCTCTGACTTGTTGGGTCACTTATTGTTATACTGACGACCGATGAAGTGTCTACATTTGAAAGCACTAGTTACTGATCAAAATTCTGGGTCTTTTTTCCGACGTTTCgttttcaacaaaatggatgatttttgctgttacaaatttaaatgaaagaCCTGTTTTTTTGGTACATAGTGATAATTAAGGCTGGCAGCTCTTAGAAACGTGTGGAAAtcatcaaatcaaattaacacaATAGTTTGCACCTTgaaaaaccatttatttgccatagaaactgaaaaataaacatcgTTTGTCTTAAATGGGGGTCCTTTGTTTTTTGGAGGCGAAATTACTGGCCAGTCATTTATTATTCATGTAAACGAATTCATTTGAGTGAGTCTATCCTCTGTATGAAAGTGATTCGTAACATTATTCATGCACCTGCCACAGAACTTTTCTTACCGAGGAcgcaatttgtttttcaggaGATTTTCTGAAACCTTATAAATTGTCAAGCCATCGTGATCTTCTCAGAATGCTGTCACCTTCTGGTGAGTCGCTAATTTGTAGTGAAAGTTTTTGGCTTTCTGTGACTTATTTGTAATTTAAAAACCTAGTGGAATGTTTTCCCGTTCTTTTCTATTGCAGTGTTGTGTGGTTTTGGTcttattgttttgttcaaatttgCTGACAGCAGCCCGAATAATCGGTGTCCCTCTCATGAGGTAGGAAATCTCAATGCTTTTCAACTGGCTAGGTGCATTGTGTCATGTTCTGTAGATGACTTCAAATATCATTAGCAAgtggatttttgttttcctctgcgctttttaatttctgttcGTTTTCCCGTCAGCACAATATCCGAAAGACGTTCTGCCGAGTCAACTGATTCATTAACGACGTTGCTATATTGTAAAAGTTACTTTTGCAGGCTGAGAAGTTTGCAGACAGGATAA carries:
- the LOC141877516 gene encoding peptidase M20 domain-containing protein 2-like isoform X2, with translation MAAVLRNLKEVALRAIDGYSSELYQLNQKIWKTPELGYQEKYAHEILTAFFEEKGFEVTRHYTIDTAFRASSGFCKKRVVGLICEYDALPGIGHACGHNLIAEVGVGAALGLKTAIDSSKVDLGKVVVLGTPAEEGGGGKIRMIENGCFDEVDFCLMAHPKSFSCVYPTCLAMQGVHVTFNGLSSHAAAFPWEGINALDAAVMAYNALSVLRQQLKPTWRLHGVITQGGTKPNIIPEKASMEYYVRTPSEGELSVLRDKVQKCFVAAAEATATNDQLAKVYQSNAEDLGLSFPSRDEQAKATFGSTDMGNVSHVKPSIHPFFDIETSVANHTLEFTEAAGKKQAHDRTVLQAKAMALTALDVLCSEQVWESVVNDFEKEHVK
- the LOC141877516 gene encoding peptidase M20 domain-containing protein 2-like isoform X1: MAAVLRNLKEVALRAIDGYSSELYQLNQKIWKTPELGYQEKYAHEILTAFFEEKGFEVTRHYTIDTAFRASSGFCKKRVVGLICEYDALPGIGHACGHNLIAEVGVGAALGLKTAIDSSKVDLGKVVVLGTPAEEGGGGKIRMIENGCFDEVDFCLMAHPKSFSCVYPTCLAMQGVHVTFNGLSSHAAAFPWEGINALDAAVMAYNALSVLRQQLKPTWRLHGVITQGGTKPNIIPEKASMEYYVRTPSEGELSVLRDKVQKCFVAAAEATGCTVDIKWNSSFYSNLATNDQLAKVYQSNAEDLGLSFPSRDEQAKATFGSTDMGNVSHVKPSIHPFFDIETSVANHTLEFTEAAGKKQAHDRTVLQAKAMALTALDVLCSEQVWESVVNDFEKEHVK